A portion of the Bacillus thuringiensis genome contains these proteins:
- the purH gene encoding bifunctional phosphoribosylaminoimidazolecarboxamide formyltransferase/IMP cyclohydrolase has protein sequence MKKRALVSVSDKTGVVEFVKGLLEQGIEVISTGGTKKLLEENGLQVIGISEVTGFPEIMDGRVKTLHPNIHGGLLAVRDNETHVAQMNELGIQAIDFVVVNLYPFKETIAKPDVTFADAIENIDIGGPTMIRSAAKNHKFVSVIVDPVDYDIVLAELKENGEVAEETKRKLAAKVFRHTAAYDALISNYLTEQMGEESPETLTVTFEKKQDLRYGENPHQKATFYKAPFAATSSVAYAEQLHGKELSYNNINDADAALSIVKEFTEPAVVAVKHMNPCGVGVGTDIHEAYTRAYEADPVSIFGGIIAANREIDKATAEKLHEIFLEIVIAPSFSQEALEVLQSKKNLRLLTVNIEKATSASKKLTSVQGGLLVQEEDTLSLDESTISIPTKREPSEQEWKDLKLAWKVVKHVKSNAIVLAKDDMTIGVGAGQMNRVGSAKIAITQAGEKAQGSALASDAFFPMPDTLEEAAKAGITAIIQPGGSIRDEDSIKVADTYGIAMVFTGVRHFKH, from the coding sequence ATGAAAAAGCGTGCATTAGTAAGTGTTTCAGATAAAACAGGAGTAGTAGAATTTGTTAAAGGGTTACTAGAGCAAGGGATTGAAGTTATTTCAACAGGTGGTACGAAAAAATTACTAGAAGAAAACGGCTTACAAGTAATTGGTATTTCTGAAGTAACTGGTTTCCCTGAAATTATGGATGGTCGTGTGAAAACTTTACATCCAAATATTCATGGTGGTCTATTAGCAGTTCGTGATAATGAAACACATGTAGCGCAAATGAATGAACTAGGCATTCAAGCAATTGATTTTGTTGTTGTAAACCTATATCCATTTAAAGAAACAATCGCTAAGCCTGATGTAACATTTGCTGATGCAATTGAAAATATTGATATCGGTGGCCCAACAATGATTCGCTCTGCTGCGAAAAATCATAAATTCGTATCTGTAATTGTAGACCCAGTAGATTATGATATTGTGTTAGCAGAACTAAAAGAGAACGGTGAAGTGGCAGAGGAAACAAAACGTAAACTAGCAGCGAAAGTATTCCGTCATACAGCAGCGTATGATGCGTTAATTTCTAACTACTTAACAGAGCAAATGGGTGAAGAAAGTCCAGAAACATTAACTGTGACATTTGAGAAAAAGCAAGACTTACGTTATGGCGAGAACCCACATCAAAAAGCAACTTTCTATAAAGCGCCATTCGCAGCAACTTCTTCTGTTGCATACGCAGAACAATTACACGGTAAAGAATTATCGTATAACAATATTAATGATGCAGACGCAGCGCTTAGCATCGTAAAAGAATTTACAGAACCAGCAGTAGTAGCAGTAAAACATATGAATCCATGTGGTGTTGGAGTAGGAACTGATATTCACGAAGCATATACTCGTGCTTATGAAGCGGATCCAGTATCAATCTTCGGCGGTATTATTGCAGCAAATCGTGAAATTGATAAAGCTACAGCAGAAAAGTTACATGAAATTTTCTTAGAAATTGTTATCGCACCTTCGTTCTCGCAAGAAGCTTTAGAAGTGTTGCAAAGTAAGAAGAACTTACGCTTACTAACTGTAAATATTGAAAAAGCGACAAGTGCAAGTAAAAAACTAACTTCTGTACAAGGTGGACTTCTCGTTCAAGAGGAAGATACGTTATCATTAGATGAAAGTACAATTTCAATTCCAACGAAACGTGAACCTTCAGAGCAAGAATGGAAAGATTTAAAACTAGCTTGGAAAGTTGTAAAACATGTGAAATCAAACGCAATTGTTTTAGCGAAAGATGACATGACAATTGGTGTCGGTGCGGGACAGATGAACCGTGTAGGTTCTGCAAAAATCGCAATTACACAAGCTGGTGAAAAAGCACAAGGTAGCGCGCTTGCATCTGATGCTTTCTTCCCAATGCCAGATACATTAGAAGAAGCAGCAAAAGCAGGAATTACAGCAATCATTCAACCGGGCGGATCAATCCGTGATGAAGATTCTATTAAAGTGGCAGATACGTATGGGATTGCTATGGTGTTCACTGGCGTACGTCATTTCAAACACTAA
- the purD gene encoding phosphoribosylamine--glycine ligase, with product MNVLVIGRGGREHALAWKFAQSAKVKKVYVAPGNEGMRDVAIPVDIDENDFDALVLFAKENNVELTFVGPEIPLMNGIVDRFKEEGLRVFGPNKAAAVIEGSKAFTKELMKKYDIPTAAYETFTDYEEAVQYIQKVGAPIVIKADGLAAGKGVTVAMTLEEALQAVKEMLQDVKFGAASKKVVIEEFLDGQEFSLMAFVNGTTVHPMVIAQDHKRAFDADKGPNTGGMGAYSPVPQIPESAVQEAIQTVLHPTAQAMIQENRLFTGILYAGLILTNDGPKVIEFNARFGDPETEVVLPRLENDLVDVCNAVLDESELVLEWSEEAVIGVVLASKGYPEVYKKGEIITGLDRLEDAIVFHSGTAMKHGDFVTNGGRVLFIAYKAKDLQEAKDRVYKEIAKIESDGLFYRSDIGYRAIGHEITRS from the coding sequence ATGAATGTTTTAGTAATCGGCCGCGGTGGGCGTGAGCACGCTTTAGCTTGGAAGTTTGCACAATCTGCAAAAGTGAAAAAGGTATATGTAGCACCAGGTAATGAAGGTATGCGAGATGTTGCAATACCAGTTGATATTGATGAAAATGATTTTGATGCATTAGTTTTATTTGCCAAAGAGAATAATGTGGAATTAACTTTCGTTGGACCAGAAATTCCACTTATGAATGGAATTGTTGATCGTTTTAAAGAAGAGGGACTTCGCGTATTTGGTCCGAATAAAGCGGCTGCTGTTATTGAAGGTAGTAAAGCTTTTACAAAAGAGCTTATGAAAAAGTATGATATTCCAACTGCGGCGTACGAAACTTTTACAGATTATGAAGAGGCAGTACAGTACATTCAAAAAGTTGGTGCACCAATTGTTATTAAAGCTGACGGATTAGCTGCTGGTAAAGGGGTAACGGTAGCAATGACGCTTGAAGAGGCATTACAAGCTGTGAAAGAAATGCTACAAGATGTGAAGTTCGGCGCGGCAAGTAAGAAGGTTGTTATTGAAGAGTTTTTAGATGGACAAGAATTTTCATTAATGGCATTTGTAAATGGAACAACTGTACATCCGATGGTAATCGCTCAGGACCATAAACGAGCTTTTGATGCTGATAAAGGCCCAAATACAGGCGGAATGGGTGCATATTCTCCAGTACCACAAATTCCAGAATCAGCAGTTCAAGAAGCGATTCAAACCGTATTACATCCAACTGCTCAAGCAATGATCCAAGAAAATCGATTGTTTACAGGGATTTTATATGCAGGGCTTATTTTAACAAATGACGGTCCAAAGGTAATTGAATTTAATGCACGCTTTGGTGATCCTGAAACAGAAGTTGTATTACCTCGCTTAGAAAATGATTTAGTTGATGTATGTAACGCTGTATTAGATGAAAGTGAGTTAGTGTTAGAGTGGTCAGAGGAAGCAGTAATTGGTGTTGTACTTGCTTCAAAAGGATATCCAGAAGTGTATAAAAAAGGTGAAATTATTACAGGATTAGATCGTTTAGAAGATGCTATTGTCTTTCATTCAGGTACAGCGATGAAGCATGGGGATTTTGTAACAAATGGTGGCCGTGTACTATTTATTGCTTATAAAGCGAAAGACTTACAAGAAGCGAAAGATAGAGTGTATAAAGAAATCGCAAAGATTGAAAGCGATGGCTTATTTTATCGTAGTGATATAGGATATCGTGCGATTGGGCATGAGATTACGCGAAGCTAA
- a CDS encoding YbfB/YjiJ family MFS transporter, which yields MNETKTWKMIIAGICSLIAVMGISRFAYTPIISFMEKQAHIEDDLAGYLASSNYLGYLLGAFFIGFITIKNREKILHLCLFFNVLSTLCMGLTSYIFLWFPLRFIGGFTSAIVFVLASSIVLDYLFQSNKVMLGGMIYSGVGIGIIFSGSFAPLFNSIWNWQGAWIGLGLISFSLAILVWKWLREDSRRTIQQPKSTIQATSHRKNYLFWLILAYGFEGFGYIITGTFLVTIVERITLSPFYASCSWIIVGIAVIPSSYIWSTVARKYGPTRALTSAYMLQIISVLSPLLIPNLFGAFLSAFLLGATFVGITILTTTEAKRIRPNESNKIIGYTTGVYGIGQIIGPIFTGIIAEQMQSFSLPLLVAALTLIISILLLLIGEIRCKQVEKKCI from the coding sequence ATGAACGAGACAAAAACATGGAAAATGATTATAGCTGGGATATGTTCTTTAATAGCTGTCATGGGTATTAGTCGGTTCGCCTACACACCGATTATTTCTTTTATGGAAAAGCAAGCCCATATAGAAGATGACCTCGCTGGATATTTAGCATCCAGTAATTATCTTGGTTATTTACTTGGGGCATTCTTTATTGGATTCATTACGATAAAAAATCGTGAAAAAATATTACACCTCTGCTTATTCTTCAATGTTCTTTCAACTCTTTGTATGGGCTTAACCTCTTATATCTTTTTATGGTTTCCCCTTCGCTTTATCGGTGGTTTCACAAGTGCAATTGTATTTGTTCTTGCCTCTAGTATTGTTTTAGATTATTTATTTCAAAGTAATAAAGTCATGCTAGGTGGCATGATTTATAGCGGTGTTGGAATTGGCATTATTTTCTCTGGAAGTTTCGCACCTTTATTCAACTCAATTTGGAATTGGCAAGGTGCATGGATTGGGTTAGGACTTATTAGTTTTAGTTTAGCTATCCTTGTATGGAAATGGTTAAGAGAGGACAGTAGACGTACTATACAGCAACCAAAAAGTACTATACAAGCTACATCTCATAGAAAAAACTATTTATTTTGGCTTATTTTAGCTTACGGATTCGAAGGGTTTGGCTATATCATTACAGGGACCTTCCTTGTCACCATTGTAGAAAGAATTACACTATCACCCTTCTATGCATCTTGTAGCTGGATTATTGTCGGTATTGCTGTCATCCCATCTAGTTACATTTGGTCCACTGTTGCTCGGAAGTACGGACCAACACGAGCTCTTACATCCGCCTATATGTTACAAATTATAAGTGTACTTTCTCCACTCCTTATTCCAAACCTTTTTGGGGCATTTCTAAGTGCATTCCTTCTAGGTGCTACATTCGTCGGAATTACAATTTTAACAACTACAGAAGCAAAACGAATAAGACCGAATGAAAGTAATAAAATCATTGGTTATACGACAGGTGTTTATGGGATTGGCCAAATTATCGGTCCAATCTTTACAGGTATTATTGCAGAGCAAATGCAAAGTTTTTCCCTCCCACTCCTTGTCGCTGCTCTTACGTTAATTATCTCAATACTGCTATTATTAATTGGAGAAATAAGATGTAAGCAGGTAGAGAAAAAGTGTATATAG
- a CDS encoding LysR family transcriptional regulator, with protein sequence MNLQDFVAFYMVAQEKSISRAAIRLNFVQSNITAKIKRLEAEYETQLFYRHRDGVTLTPAGEKLLTYAEKMIQLLNESKRQVKHTAEPGGVLKIGAMETAAAVRLPTILANYHMRYPEVEIMLQTHNTEELTKKVLLYEIEGAFVADCIDDPALEKIEVFQEEMMLLSKRNVLWDNGCSESQSFIVFQSGCFYRKVLEEWLLSEGIVPKKIMELNSLDGIIGCVKAGLGVSMLPREVAEQFDSHKELIHTPLVHENRFIPTYFIYRKDSVRTAALSKFIDDLLCIKTAR encoded by the coding sequence ATGAACTTACAAGATTTTGTAGCTTTTTATATGGTCGCGCAGGAGAAAAGTATTTCAAGAGCAGCTATTCGGTTGAATTTTGTTCAATCAAACATAACAGCAAAAATAAAACGGCTAGAAGCTGAATATGAAACACAATTATTTTATAGGCATCGAGATGGAGTTACATTAACACCAGCCGGAGAAAAGTTGTTAACATACGCTGAAAAAATGATTCAATTATTAAATGAATCAAAAAGGCAAGTGAAACATACAGCGGAGCCTGGAGGAGTATTGAAAATTGGAGCGATGGAAACAGCAGCAGCTGTTAGATTGCCCACGATTTTAGCTAATTATCATATGCGCTATCCAGAAGTGGAAATTATGTTGCAAACGCACAATACGGAAGAATTAACGAAGAAGGTACTTTTATATGAAATAGAGGGGGCATTTGTAGCTGATTGTATAGATGATCCAGCTTTAGAAAAGATAGAAGTATTCCAAGAGGAAATGATGTTACTTTCAAAGCGGAATGTTTTGTGGGATAACGGATGTTCGGAATCGCAGTCTTTTATCGTTTTTCAATCAGGTTGTTTTTATAGAAAAGTTTTAGAAGAATGGTTACTATCTGAAGGGATTGTTCCAAAAAAAATAATGGAATTAAATTCTTTAGACGGTATTATTGGATGCGTAAAAGCTGGACTTGGGGTGTCTATGTTACCACGTGAAGTAGCAGAGCAATTTGATAGCCATAAAGAACTTATTCATACACCGTTAGTACATGAAAACAGGTTTATTCCGACTTATTTTATTTATCGGAAAGATAGTGTGAGAACAGCAGCGTTAAGCAAGTTTATTGATGACTTGCTTTGTATAAAAACAGCCCGCTGA
- a CDS encoding toxin-antitoxin system HicB family antitoxin, which produces MAKKKSFPLRIDPELHAVIEKWANDEFRSVNAHIEYLLREMAKQKGKLKKDKDA; this is translated from the coding sequence ATGGCTAAAAAGAAAAGCTTTCCATTACGTATTGATCCTGAATTACACGCAGTCATCGAAAAATGGGCGAATGATGAGTTTCGTAGCGTCAATGCACACATCGAGTATTTACTTCGAGAAATGGCAAAGCAAAAAGGAAAATTGAAGAAAGATAAAGATGCATGA
- a CDS encoding SPFH domain-containing protein — protein sequence MKEKQVFYVNGFLGIIGILILAAIGVFFLAQEIFVGAALTIILAAILATGIGIVQPNQAKVITFFGNYLGTIRQNGLFLTIPFAFRQTVSLRVENFNSKKLKVNDVEGNPIEIAAVIVYKVVDSAKAMFGVEHYDRFVEIQSETAIRHVATKYPYDNFQDETCITLRGNTEEISEELKRELEARLEIAGVEVLETRLTHLAYATEIAHAMLQRQQAKAVLAARKEIVEGAVKMAKDSIHMLDEEGVLELDDERKANMVNNLLVAIVSDKGAQPVINTGSLY from the coding sequence ATGAAAGAAAAACAAGTATTTTATGTAAATGGTTTTCTCGGTATTATTGGAATTTTGATTTTAGCTGCTATCGGTGTATTTTTCCTTGCACAAGAAATTTTCGTAGGAGCAGCACTAACTATTATATTAGCGGCAATTCTCGCTACAGGTATCGGTATTGTTCAACCGAATCAAGCGAAAGTTATTACGTTCTTTGGTAATTATTTAGGAACAATTCGTCAAAACGGTTTATTTTTAACAATTCCATTCGCATTCCGTCAAACTGTATCGTTACGTGTTGAAAACTTTAATAGTAAGAAATTAAAAGTAAACGATGTTGAGGGAAATCCAATTGAAATTGCAGCTGTTATTGTATATAAAGTAGTTGATTCTGCAAAAGCAATGTTCGGTGTTGAACATTACGATCGATTTGTAGAAATTCAAAGTGAAACAGCAATCCGCCACGTCGCAACAAAATATCCTTATGACAATTTCCAAGATGAAACTTGCATTACGTTACGCGGGAATACTGAAGAAATCTCTGAAGAATTAAAGCGTGAGTTAGAAGCGCGCCTTGAAATCGCTGGCGTAGAAGTATTAGAAACTCGTTTAACACATTTAGCTTATGCAACAGAAATTGCCCATGCGATGCTACAACGTCAACAAGCAAAAGCGGTATTAGCTGCTAGAAAAGAGATTGTTGAAGGTGCTGTGAAGATGGCGAAGGATTCAATCCATATGTTAGATGAGGAAGGCGTACTTGAATTAGATGACGAGCGTAAAGCGAATATGGTAAACAACCTATTAGTTGCCATCGTTTCAGATAAAGGTGCGCAACCAGTTATTAATACAGGAAGCCTATACTAA
- a CDS encoding DUF2892 domain-containing protein, with product MKQNIGTINALIRITLGLVLFGCSATKLVRKPWCTWANIFLWIGAMKVAEGIVRFCPIVEAWKFGKYMNMGAFKMPGMNFAEQGHAKEEVNQTSAHDKPKSKGSYDASDKEIESAIEEIILAKPL from the coding sequence ATGAAGCAAAACATCGGGACAATAAACGCTCTAATTCGAATTACACTTGGGCTTGTCCTCTTCGGATGTAGTGCAACTAAACTTGTACGCAAGCCGTGGTGCACTTGGGCTAACATTTTTCTATGGATTGGTGCAATGAAAGTTGCAGAGGGAATTGTTCGCTTCTGCCCTATTGTTGAAGCGTGGAAATTTGGAAAATACATGAATATGGGCGCATTTAAAATGCCTGGCATGAATTTTGCTGAACAAGGACATGCTAAAGAAGAAGTGAATCAAACTTCCGCTCATGACAAGCCAAAGTCAAAGGGAAGTTATGACGCTTCTGACAAAGAGATTGAGTCAGCGATTGAAGAAATAATCCTGGCAAAACCGCTTTGA
- a CDS encoding heptaprenylglyceryl phosphate synthase, translating into MYDISGWKHVFKLDPNKELSDEYLEMICESGTDAVIVGGSDGVTIDNVLHMLVSIRRYAVPCVLEVSDVEAITPGFDFYYIPSVLNSRKVEWVTGVHHEALKEFGDIMDWDEIFMEGYCVLNPEAKVAQLTDAKCDLTEDDVIAYARLADKLLHLPIFYLEYSGTYGDVELVKNVKAELKQAKLYYGGGISNAEQAKEMAQYADTVVVGNIIYDDIKSALKTVKAVKGE; encoded by the coding sequence ATGTACGATATTTCCGGATGGAAACATGTATTTAAGCTTGATCCAAATAAGGAGTTAAGCGATGAATATTTAGAAATGATTTGTGAGTCTGGAACGGATGCTGTTATTGTAGGCGGAAGTGATGGAGTTACAATTGATAACGTATTACACATGCTAGTTAGCATTCGTAGATATGCAGTTCCTTGTGTATTAGAGGTTTCTGATGTAGAAGCAATTACACCAGGATTTGATTTTTATTACATCCCAAGTGTTTTAAATAGCCGAAAAGTAGAATGGGTAACAGGTGTTCATCATGAGGCATTGAAAGAATTTGGGGATATTATGGACTGGGACGAAATTTTTATGGAAGGGTATTGTGTTTTAAATCCCGAAGCGAAAGTAGCCCAGCTTACAGATGCAAAATGTGATTTAACAGAAGATGACGTTATTGCATATGCGCGTTTAGCGGACAAGTTATTACATTTACCGATATTTTATTTAGAATATAGCGGTACGTATGGAGATGTTGAACTTGTTAAAAATGTAAAAGCAGAATTGAAACAAGCCAAGTTATATTATGGCGGTGGTATTTCTAATGCAGAACAGGCGAAAGAAATGGCACAGTATGCTGATACAGTAGTCGTTGGAAATATTATTTATGATGATATAAAATCCGCATTAAAAACAGTTAAAGCAGTAAAAGGAGAGTAG